In the Halosolutus gelatinilyticus genome, AGTGGATGGACCACTTGCCGGAGGCGCTCGAACCCCACGAGTATTCGATGCAGCAGAATCTGGCGTATCTCAACGACCACTTCTCCCGTCAGGACTCCCAGGCGTACATTCTTCTCCGAGGGAACGTGACCGATCCCGACGCTCTTCAGCGTCTCGATCGGGCCGAGACGAAGGCGGCCGAAAGCCCGATAACGCAACGCCTTTCGACGGGCGAGGCGCGAACTCAGTCCCCAACCGGCGTGATGCAGCGGGTCGCTGCGGAGAACGAATCCTTCGAGGCGACCCTCGGTGCGGCTGATACCGACGGTGACGGTGACCCCGATCGTAACGTCCGGCAGGTGTACGACGAGTTGTTCGACACGGCGCCCGACAGCGCCGCCGCAGTCATCCATCGGACCGACGACGGCGAGTATCGCGCCCTTCGAATGACCGTTGTGACAGCGGGCGACGTAACCCACAGCGAAGTCACCGACGAAATGCGAGCCGTTGCGGCGGTCGCCGACGGTGAAACCACCCGCGCCACCGCGACTGGCGATCCGATCCTGTTCGAAATCGTTTCCAGCGAGATACACGACACGTTCGTTACGACGCTAACCGTCGCCCTCGTCGTTATCGCGGCGCTTCTCGTCGTCGGGTATCGGCTGATGAGCGGGAGTGCGGTGTTAGGCGTCGTGACGATGCTTCCGGTCGTTTTCGTTCTGATCTGGATTCTCGGAACGATGGCGCTCCTCGATATCTCGTTCAACCCGCTGACGGGGATGATCACGAGTCTCACCATCGGTCTCGGGATCGACTACAGCATCCACCTGAGCGAGCGCTATACGCAGGAGTTGAACGATGGTCACGCGCCGGAGACGGCGATGAACACTGCGGTGACCGGCACGGGTGGAGCGCTTCTCGGAAGCGCGGCGACGACCGCGGGCGTCTTCGGCGTGCTCGCTTTCGCGTTTCAGCCCGGTCTCCAGCAGTTCGGTCTCGTCACGGCGCTGACGATCGTCTATTCGTTCTTCGCCGCGGTCTACGTCTTACCCAGCTTGCTCGCCGTCTGGACTATGTACTTCGGAGCATCCACAGCTCACTGATAGAATTTGGAAATATCAGTGATACTTGAAATATCAAAATTGGAGATATACGAGAACAAAAAGACGATTGGACGGGCGGGAAGTCCGGAATCGATGACCGAGCTCGCGCTCGGCGACGCGAATCCGTACTCCCTCACAGCGTTCGGCTGTCTCTCCTGTTCGTTCTCGGGATCGGCGTCTGGGGATTTTCCGGCCCCGAGTTTCGAGAGACGTCTCTCACGGCAGGCGGGTTCGCACTTCGCGGCGCGGAATCTACGGTGCTGGCCGCGCTACGCGAGCGCGCGGTGACGCCGCTGGTGCGTGGTACCGGCCTTTCTGCTGCCGTTGCGATCGCATCGGCGGGCGAAGGCGGCCGACTTACAGATCGACGTACTGGCTCTCCCACTCTCGTCGGTCGTCGATCGTCTCTTTCCCTGCGTCGGTAATGGCGTAGTAGTTAGTCCGCCTGTCGAGTTGCCCTTTCTCGACCAACTCGTTGTTGACGAGGGTATCGAGGTTCGGATAGAGCCGACCGTGATTGATCTCGGCGCTATAGTACGTCTCGACTTCGTCTTTGACTTCTTGGCCGGACGGCTGGTCGGCGCCCGCGATGACGTACAACAGGTCCCGTTGGAATCCGGTGAGGTCGTCCATCGCACGAGAGAATTCAACAAAGATGTATTTGTTATCTTTCCCGCATTGGATTGTATGTTTACGTTTCATGAGAGTAATCGGTCGAATACTGTACTGTATTCTCATCTAATCGTCTAATTGAGGATTTTTCTAAACATACAAGTTTGTAAAAATATCTGATGTGATACACTTCCTTCTCTCAAATTCGGAATCGGTGTTTCCGAAACTGTTCTCAAACCGGATGATACACCGTTTTATCTCTCTACAGAAATATTCAGTGGCATTCTGATTTCGACGTTTTTTGCGTCGAAATCGAAGTCGTGTCGTAGGATCGCTGCTTTCGGCCGGGACGCAAAATCGTCGAGAAACGCGACGTCGAGAACACCGTGTTTCTCGGTGGGCTCCGAGCAGAAGATCGAAACCGCGTCTTCGGTTCTGGGCGTATAGGGCCTGATGCGGGAAATAAGACGGGTAGAGGATCGCTGCAATGTACGATCAGCACCGCCGATCGGTGAGCTGGGTCACGGCTTCATCAATCGCGACGCGATCCGGGTACTTTCCCGTCCGTCGACTGTAGATCGGTTTTGTGTACTCAGCTATCTGACATTAATCGTACTCGATCGATGCTGTATCGCTCTTATTCACATACTATATTCGGAACTGGTATTTTGGGATCTGATCGAGTACCCGATCGTATCGGTTCGCGCGGTTTGGCAATCTTCGATCACCGAAACAGAACTCGATCCGTAGCGGCGTCCGTCTTTCAGCGTACCGAATGAGTTATTAAAAAATAGAGCCGAATCGACAGTGCGTATGCGAATTGGACAATACGAGACGGCGGACACCGGACAGCTCTGGTGCGGCGTAACGACGAACGCGAGAACCGTTATCAACCTCCCGAAAGCCGGCGCCGCCGCTGGTGTCGATATCCCGAGACGGAGCACCGACTTACTGACCGACTGGCAGTGGCAACGCAAGGTCGAATTAGCCGTCGAATACGCCGCGGAGACGGGAACCGGCGTCTACGATACCGACGAGGTGGACCGACTTGCACCGATAACGGATCCGGAGAAGGTGGTGTGCGTCGGCCTCAATTACCGGGATCACGCCGAGGAAGGCGACAACCCCATCCCCGACGAACCCGTGCTCTTCTCGAAGTTCCCCACGACGGTAACTGGTCCGGGAAGCGCGATCACCTGGGACCCGGACCTCACGGAGAAGGTCGATTACGAGGCGGAACTGGTCGTCGTGATCGGTCGCGAGACGCGGCGGGTCGATCGGGAGGACGCGTTCGATCACGTCGCCGGCTATCTGGTCGGCAACGACGTCTCCGCACGGGACCTCCAGCACGGCGACGGCCAGTGGGTTCGCGGGAAAAGCCTCGATACGTTCGCGCCGATCGGTCCGGAGCTCGTGACGACCGACGAGGTGGACGACCCCCACGACCTCGACATCTGGGCCGAGGTGAACGGGGAGCGCCTGCAGGAGTCGTCCACGTCGAACCTGATCTTCGGCGTCGACGACCTGGTGTCGTTTTGCAGCCAGGCGTTTACGCTCAAGCCGGGCGACCTGATTTTCACCGGAACGCCCCCCGGAGTGGGCGTCTACCGGGAGCCGCCGGTGCTCCTGGAGGA is a window encoding:
- a CDS encoding PadR family transcriptional regulator, with translation MDDLTGFQRDLLYVIAGADQPSGQEVKDEVETYYSAEINHGRLYPNLDTLVNNELVEKGQLDRRTNYYAITDAGKETIDDRREWESQYVDL
- a CDS encoding fumarylacetoacetate hydrolase family protein; amino-acid sequence: MRIGQYETADTGQLWCGVTTNARTVINLPKAGAAAGVDIPRRSTDLLTDWQWQRKVELAVEYAAETGTGVYDTDEVDRLAPITDPEKVVCVGLNYRDHAEEGDNPIPDEPVLFSKFPTTVTGPGSAITWDPDLTEKVDYEAELVVVIGRETRRVDREDAFDHVAGYLVGNDVSARDLQHGDGQWVRGKSLDTFAPIGPELVTTDEVDDPHDLDIWAEVNGERLQESSTSNLIFGVDDLVSFCSQAFTLKPGDLIFTGTPPGVGVYREPPVLLEDGDSVTIGIDGIGELTNSCAYL